The sequence CCTGCACCAGCTAATGAAGGAGGAAAGGAAGAACCTAAAACTGAAGAACCAGCACCATCCGAAACACCTAAGGATCCACAAGTAGTAACTTATAATCTTGAAGCAGATCCAGAGACTATAGACCCACAATTAAATACTTCAGTAGGTGGATCTATAATAATTTCAAACATATTTGAAGGATTGGTTACTTTCGATGAAAATCTAAAGCCAATTCCGGGTACAGCAGAAAGCTGGGAAGTAAGCGAAGATGGACTTGTATGGACTTTCAAGCTAAGAGAAGATGCTAAATGGTCAGATGGTCAGCCAGTTACAGCTGGAGATTTTGAATATTCATGGAAGAGAGCAGTTACTCCTGAAACAGCTTGTGAATATGCATATCAATTTGATTTAATTAAAAATGGTACTAAATGTTACCAAGGTGAAGTAGCTGTAGATGAATTAGGGGTAAAAGTTATAGATGAAAAGACTTTTGAAGTAACATTAGAAGCTGCTGCTTCTTATATGATTGAAATATTTGGATTCCCAACTTTATATCCAGTAAGAAAGGATATAGTTGAAAAGGATCCTGAGGGATGGTCATTTAACCCTGAAACTGCTGTTTCAAATGGACCATTCAAATTAGCATCATATACTCAAAATGATGTTATGAAGCTAGTACCAAATGAGAATTATTGGGGAAGAGAAAATGTTAAATTAGATGAACTTAACTTAGTATTTATTACAGAACAATCAACAGCTTTATCAGCTATGGAAGCTGGAGACCTTGATGGTATTGATAATGTTCCAAACCAAGAAATTCCAAGACTTCAAGCTGAAAATGAAGACTTTATCATAGCTCCATACCTTGGAACTTATTTCTACATATTCAATGTAGAAGAAAAGCCTTTTGATAATCTTAATGTAAGAAAAGCTTTTGCAAAGGCTATAGATAGAAATGCTATTGTTACAACAGTTACATTAGGGGGACAATTACCAGCAACAGGCTTTGTTCCACTAGGAATAATGACTGGTGGAGAAGACTTTAGAAAAGCTGGTGGAGATTATGGTGTAGATGGAATGGCTGCACAGGTTGAAGAAGCTCAGAAGCTATTAGCTGAAGCTGGATTCCCTAATGGAGAAGGCTTCCCTAAGGTTACACTTAAGTACAACACTAGTGAAAACCATAAGAGAATAGCTGAAGCTATTCAAGAGATGTGGAAGAAGAACTTAAATATTGATGTAGAACTAGAAAACATGGAGTGGAGAGTATTTATACCAGCTAGACAAAATGGTGAATTCCAAGTTGCTAGACATGGTTGGATAGGTGACTATAACCATCCAATGACATTCCTTGATATGTTCTTATCAGACAGTGGTAATAACGATGCTCAATGGAAAAATGAAGAATTTGATAAGTTAATCCTAGAAGCTAAAGTTACTTCTGATGAAAAGAAAGCTGCTGAATTAATGCATAAAGCAGAAGACTTAATTATGCAAGATCAAATAGTAATGCCAATCTACTACTATACTCATCCAATGATGATGGGTCAACATGTTAAAGGTTGGTATAGATCACCACTTGGATCAATGTACTTCAAAAATGCATATGTAGAGAAGTAAGATTATAATCAAGGCGGCCTTTGGGCCGTCTTGATACCTAAAAACCCAAATTTCTTCGTTGTTGCTAAAACCCAGAACCCTTACGTATGTCTATATATGCTGTGGTCTCTGGGTTTTAGCACGCCTCGAACTTCATGTTTTTAGGAAGTCCTTTAAAAGCTTGGAGGTATATCCAATATACCTTCAAGCTTTTATTTTTTTTGAAAAATCAGATCTATTTAAGCCCCAGAATATATACCTTGAAAAATATTAAT is a genomic window of Maledivibacter sp. containing:
- a CDS encoding peptide ABC transporter substrate-binding protein; protein product: MFKRSFALLLVLVLVVSAFAGCAQKGEEPAPANEGGKEEPKTEEPAPSETPKDPQVVTYNLEADPETIDPQLNTSVGGSIIISNIFEGLVTFDENLKPIPGTAESWEVSEDGLVWTFKLREDAKWSDGQPVTAGDFEYSWKRAVTPETACEYAYQFDLIKNGTKCYQGEVAVDELGVKVIDEKTFEVTLEAAASYMIEIFGFPTLYPVRKDIVEKDPEGWSFNPETAVSNGPFKLASYTQNDVMKLVPNENYWGRENVKLDELNLVFITEQSTALSAMEAGDLDGIDNVPNQEIPRLQAENEDFIIAPYLGTYFYIFNVEEKPFDNLNVRKAFAKAIDRNAIVTTVTLGGQLPATGFVPLGIMTGGEDFRKAGGDYGVDGMAAQVEEAQKLLAEAGFPNGEGFPKVTLKYNTSENHKRIAEAIQEMWKKNLNIDVELENMEWRVFIPARQNGEFQVARHGWIGDYNHPMTFLDMFLSDSGNNDAQWKNEEFDKLILEAKVTSDEKKAAELMHKAEDLIMQDQIVMPIYYYTHPMMMGQHVKGWYRSPLGSMYFKNAYVEK